A single genomic interval of Antechinus flavipes isolate AdamAnt ecotype Samford, QLD, Australia chromosome 1, AdamAnt_v2, whole genome shotgun sequence harbors:
- the FOXQ1 gene encoding forkhead box protein Q1: MKLEIFIPRTSYEDKTTSDLEGAGGSRVQSSPLLATGEDDLGSDEDCTANSPSCSSLAGELATDCSHSSSSSSSSNSGGEGNGGGCSREDPSLAVPASEGASTEPEGDSIPSSGGGNHSGSNCEGGGGRSKPYTRRPKPPYSYIALIAMAIRDSAGGRLTLAEINEYLMGKFPFFRGSYTGWRNSVRHNLSLNDCFVKVLRDPSRPWGKDNYWMLNPNSEYTFADGVFRRRRKRLSHKAAAPPSLQPEENAPNAAAAAAAAAVAAAHPAGAARLLLPPPPPPPPPPPPLPPPPLPLTSAGRVPGSGGTGSASSSSTSSSSLSPSSYSSACKEENTSPARKFSSSFAIDSILSKPFRRDGDQGTETRSYSQPSRLLWSAAAAAGTSSLPGAAGYQTLTAFSAAPHPQQQSPLFPRGGAQAATTGGTLLQLYAYGMGEPVLLETRRRETPLAPASEPRTEHLQAPQLFLSPSFSPAAQAKAFRSPLIAGSSQLYCPLRLSGALQAASGCGPNTYQPYPMETLLA; this comes from the coding sequence ATGAAGTTAGAGATCTTCATCCCTCGCACCTCCTACGAGGACAAGACGACTAGCGACCTGGAAGGCGCAGGCGGCAGCCGTGTCCAGTCATCGCCCCTCTTGGCTACGGGCGAGGATGATCTGGGCTCTGATGAGGACTGCACAGCCAACAGCCCGTCGTGCAGCAGTCTTGCAGGGGAGCTGGCGACCGACTGCAgtcacagcagcagcagcagcagcagcagtaacagcgGAGGCGAAGGGAACGGGGGCGGCTGCTCCAGGGAAGACCCCTCGTTGGCAGTCCCAGCTTCTGAAGGCGCTTCCACTGAGCCAGAAGGAGACTCCATTCCGAGCAGTGGCGGCGGCAACCACAGTGGCAGCAATTGCGAGGGAGGGGGCGGGCGAAGCAAGCCCTACACTCGGCGACCGAAGCCCCCTTACTCTTACATCGCGCTCATCGCCATGGCTATTCGCGATTCGGCCGGGGGCCGCCTGACCCTAGCCGAAATCAATGAGTATCTCATGGGCAAGTTTCCTTTTTTCCGAGGCAGCTACACTGGCTGGCGCAACTCAGTGAGGCATAACCTCTCGCTAAACGATTGCTTCGTTAAGGTGCTGCGCGACCCCTCCCGCCCCTGGGGCAAGGACAACTACTGGATGCTCAACCCTAACAGCGAGTACACCTTCGCTGACGGGGTCTTCCGCCGCCGCCGCAAGAGGCTCAGTCACAAGGCAGCGGCGCCTCCGTCCTTACAGCCCGAAGAAAACGCCCCCAATGCAGCGGCCGCAGCCGCTGCGGCAGCTGTGGCAGCTGCTCACCCGGCCGGCGCCGCCCgcctgctgctgccgccgccgccgccgcctcctcctcctcctcctcctctaccacctcctcctcttcccctgaCCTCGGCGGGCCGTGTCCCCGGCAGCGGCGGTACAGGCTCAGCGTCTTCTTCTTCCACCTCCTCCTCGTCCCTCTCTCCGTCCTCCTACTCCTCAGCCTGCAAGGAGGAAAACACGAGCCCGGCGCGCAAATTCTCCAGTTCCTTTGCCATAGACAGCATCCTCAGCAAACCCTTCCGCCGCGATGGAGACCAGGGCACAGAGACTCGCTCTTACTCCCAACCCTCGAGGCTGCTGTGGTCCGCCGCAGCCGCCGCCGGCACTTCTTCCTTACCGGGCGCTGCTGGATACCAGACCTTAACTGCCTTCTCTGCGGCCCCGCACCCCCAGCAGCAGTCCCCGCTGTTCCCCAGGGGAGGTGCTCAGGCTGCCACTACAGGCGGGACTCTGTTGCAGCTATACGCATACGGAATGGGCGAACCCGTTCTCCTGGAGACTAGAAGGAGGGAGACGCCTCTGGCTCCGGCTTCCGAGCCTCGTACAGAGCACCTCCAAGCGCCACAGCTTTTCCTCTCACCTTCCTTCTCCCCTGCAGCCCAGGCCAAGGCGTTCCGAAGCCCGCTGATTGCGGGCAGTTCGCAGTTGTACTGCCCCCTCCGATTATCCGGAGCCTTACAAGCAGCCTCGGGATGCGGCCCCAACACTTACCAACCTTACCCTATGGAGACTCTTCTCGCCTAA